Proteins encoded together in one Ipomoea triloba cultivar NCNSP0323 chromosome 4, ASM357664v1 window:
- the LOC116014960 gene encoding scarecrow-like protein 3 encodes MFQDNDGSSSITSLSPRMPAGFGSLCHWFKELKPEERGLYLIHLLLTCANHVAGGALDSANVALDQISHLASPDGDTMQRIASYFAEALADRILRSWPGLYKALHSTRLPVLSDQVTAKKILYDLFPFLKVAFMVTNQAIIEAMEGEKLVHIIDLNAAEPTQWRPLLQDLSARPEGPPHLRITGVHPHREPLDQMARALTDEAEKLDIPFQFTPIVTHLETLDFQQLRVKTGEALAITSSLKLHTLLAHNHEPGKNPNPQRLGDNNFLENHKIKGFLDAIRGLSPKIVVISEQESNHNGETLMQRLSESLHYYAAFFDCLESTLPRTSSDRLKAEKLLLGEEIKNIIACEGIERKERHEKLDKWFWRFGSSGFWNVPLSYYAMLQARRYLQSCRCDGYNVKEENGCVVICWQDRALFSVSCWRCRR; translated from the exons ATGTTTCAGGATAACGATGGATCCTCGTCCATAACTTCCTTGTCGCCGAGGATGCCCGCCGGATTTGGGTCGCTGTGTCACTGGTTCAAGGAATTGAAGCCGGAGGAAAGAGGCCTTTATCTTATCCACCTCCTTCTCACCTGCGCTAATCACGTCGCCGGCGGCGCCCTCGACAGCGCCAACGTCGCACTCGACCAAATCTCCCACCTCGCCTCTCCCGACGGCGACACCATGCAGCGCATCGCTTCCTATTTCGCCGAGGCCCTCGCCGATAGGATTCTCCGGTCGTGGCCGGGTCTTTACAAGGCCCTGCATTCCACTAGACTCCCGGTTCTCTCCGATCAAGTCACGGCCAAGAAAATACTTTACGACCTTTTCCCTTTCTTGAag GTGGCTTTCATGGTGACTAACCAAGCCATAATCGAAGCCATGGAAGGGGAAAAGCTAGTCCACATCATAGACCTCAACGCCGCCGAGCCCACCCAGTGGCGGCCACTTCTCCAGGACTTGAGCGCCCGCCCTGAAGGCCCGCCGCATCTCCGCATAACCGGCGTTCACCCCCACCGAGAGCCCCTAGACCAAATGGCCCGAGCCCTCACCGACGAAGCCGAGAAGCTCGACATCCCTTTCCAGTTCACCCCAATCGTAACCCACCTCGAAACCCTAGATTTCCAACAACTCCGCGTAAAAACCGGCGAGGCTCTCGCCATCACCTCCTCCTTAAAACTCCACACTCTCCTCGCCCACAACCACGAACCCGGAAAAAACCCTAACCCCCAAAGATTGGGGGACAACAATTTTCTCGAAAACCACAAAATCAAAGGATTCCTCGACGCCATACGAGGATTATCCCCCAAAATCGTGGTGATCTCCGAGCAAGAGAGCAACCACAACGGGGAAACTCTCATGCAGAGACTATCAGAGTCGCTCCACTACTATGCAGCATTTTTCGACTGCCTAGAATCCACGCTGCCCCGAACATCATCGGACAGACTAAAGGCGGAGAAGCTGCTGTTGGGCGAGGAGATCAAGAACATCATAGCCTGCGAGGGAATCGAGAGGAAAGAACGGCACGAGAAGCTGGATAAATGGTTCTGGAGATTCGGGTCGTCGGGCTTCTGGAACGTGCCGCTTAGCTACTACGCCATGTTGCAAGCTCGGAGGTATTTGCAGAGCTGCCGGTGCGATGGGTATAATGTTAAGGAAGAAAATGGGTGCGTGGTGATATGCTGGCAAGATCGAGCGCTGTTCTCTGTGTCGTGTTGGAGGTGCAGGAGATAA
- the LOC116015478 gene encoding protein GAST1, translating into MPKMATMLSILKFSILIFVILFQNQASMAAHSSTLKPRGNNRMYGVTEGSLRPQECSPKCGFRCSKTAFKKPCLFFCQKCCAKCLCVPPGTYGNKQVCPCYNNWKTKRGGPKCP; encoded by the exons ATGCCAAAAATGGCTACAATGCTGAGCATCCTGAAGTTCTCAATCCTCATCTTTGTTATTCTGTTTCAGAATCAG GCTTCAATGGCTGCACATTCATCTACCCTGAAACCACGGGGTAACAACCGCATG TATGGTGTGACTGAAGGCAGCCTGCGTCCTCAAG AGTGTTCGCCGAAGTGCGGTTTCCGGTGCTCGAAGACGGCGTTCAAGAAGCCTTGTTTGTTCTTCTGCCAAAAATGCTGTGCTAAGTGTCTGTGCGTGCCGCCTGGGACTTATGGCAACAAGCAAGTTTGCCCTTGCTACAATAACTGGAAGACCAAGAGAGGAGGCCCCAAATGCCCTTAA